The Leadbettera azotonutricia ZAS-9 genome has a window encoding:
- the grpE gene encoding nucleotide exchange factor GrpE, with protein sequence MEEELPGKKEGDIPADEIQPEPVDFSPEPALEAPQNSAPYEECARLMNEIQNQILMITSAQDKNDQDMIQIHRDFAAFMRIQDNMQAELEQHRSGLFRQLLDPVLSAISRIYADYANNLERLEDQKLRKNFGNMFGDIEQLLTENGVESYLSVIGGQVSKRYSRIRGKVPTADKELHGTVVKSYNTGFHIGPRVLVPEAVDVYFFDSTITKEE encoded by the coding sequence ATGGAAGAAGAGTTACCGGGAAAAAAAGAAGGCGATATTCCTGCGGATGAGATTCAACCTGAACCTGTGGATTTTAGCCCGGAACCTGCATTGGAGGCCCCTCAGAATAGCGCCCCTTATGAAGAATGCGCCCGGCTGATGAACGAAATACAAAACCAAATCCTTATGATCACATCAGCCCAGGATAAAAATGATCAGGACATGATCCAAATCCACAGGGATTTTGCAGCATTTATGCGGATTCAGGATAATATGCAGGCGGAACTTGAACAGCACCGCAGCGGCCTGTTCAGGCAGCTTCTTGATCCGGTCTTGTCGGCAATAAGCCGCATTTATGCAGATTATGCCAATAATCTCGAAAGGCTTGAGGATCAAAAGCTGCGCAAGAATTTTGGCAATATGTTCGGCGATATAGAACAGCTATTAACTGAAAATGGCGTAGAAAGCTATTTAAGTGTTATAGGCGGGCAGGTTTCAAAACGCTACAGCCGGATTCGCGGCAAAGTTCCGACAGCCGATAAGGAACTGCACGGCACGGTAGTAAAAAGTTACAATACCGGTTTCCATATCGGCCCCCGGGTTCTTGTCCCTGAGGCTGTGGATGTATATTTTTTTGACAGCACCATAACTAAGGAGGAATAA
- a CDS encoding TRAFAC clade GTPase domain-containing protein: MKIICPYCFGSIDKDDLLYQCGSCGHNSKPTLIERATKKVTCKECGKLAFKILCPKCEGELPRDMIYTPNLLFSIVGVSGAGKTNYITVMLEELRKTANLQLSIAPQNKYTRETHSANRQLIYEEHKKPGSTRSGQPTPQIWRIQNLNRQAFNTIKTYTFSIFDGAGEDHENIDENSPECRYISVSKAIMVVIDPMILQSVRNSLDKEVYEKSISGVGASMYKDSSDVVHNIASYIKSSRGLRFNQKINVPVAVVFTKMDALMHEFRNRPVSSPSPHIDYFHESDSRAVDNDIRSWMQDKGETAFINGLEANFNEFVFFGVSSFGAVPVSIDQLSPIHPHRVLDPALWLFAKNKFIDSK, from the coding sequence ATGAAAATAATTTGCCCCTACTGCTTTGGCAGCATTGATAAGGATGACCTCTTATACCAATGTGGATCTTGCGGTCATAATTCAAAACCAACTCTTATAGAAAGGGCAACTAAAAAAGTAACATGCAAAGAATGCGGTAAATTGGCGTTCAAAATTTTATGCCCGAAATGCGAAGGCGAACTACCGCGCGATATGATTTATACACCAAATCTGCTTTTCAGCATAGTCGGGGTGTCAGGGGCAGGGAAAACAAATTATATAACCGTAATGCTGGAAGAGCTTCGAAAGACCGCAAATTTGCAATTATCTATAGCGCCGCAAAACAAATACACCCGTGAAACCCATAGTGCAAATCGGCAGTTGATCTACGAAGAACACAAAAAACCCGGATCAACCAGAAGTGGCCAACCTACCCCGCAAATCTGGCGCATCCAAAATCTTAACCGCCAGGCGTTCAATACCATTAAGACCTATACTTTCAGTATTTTTGACGGAGCCGGCGAGGATCATGAAAATATTGACGAAAATTCGCCTGAATGCCGTTATATCTCAGTTTCAAAGGCCATTATGGTTGTTATTGATCCTATGATACTTCAGAGCGTAAGAAATTCGCTCGATAAAGAAGTATATGAAAAATCCATATCCGGAGTAGGAGCTTCAATGTATAAGGATTCGAGCGATGTTGTTCATAATATAGCTTCTTATATCAAAAGCTCCCGGGGCCTCAGGTTTAATCAGAAGATAAATGTGCCTGTAGCGGTGGTTTTTACAAAAATGGATGCCCTTATGCATGAATTCAGAAATCGGCCTGTATCTTCGCCAAGCCCCCATATCGATTATTTTCATGAAAGCGATTCCAGGGCAGTAGACAATGATATACGAAGCTGGATGCAGGATAAAGGCGAAACTGCGTTTATCAATGGCTTGGAGGCAAATTTCAACGAATTTGTATTCTTTGGGGTGTCCAGTTTCGGCGCAGTCCCCGTTTCAATTGACCAATTAAGTCCTATCCATCCACACCGTGTTTTGGATCCTGCATTATGGCTTTTTGCCAAAAATAAGTTTATAGATTCTAAATAA
- a CDS encoding phage terminase large subunit codes for MTVFKPTTVQRQALRLVKSGAKHILLFGGSRSGKTTVLVMVIIYRAIRFAGSRHLICRYRAKDARSSVLRETLLPALTNTIGTNRYNYLAHESMITLFNGSEIWIGGLGDREQADKILGHEYNTIYFNEISQLSYISVTTAYSRLAMRVPGCRNLFLYDCNPGSPLHWAYRIFIRKQQFLNGEPLVKPELYASMILNPADNAEHLPEDYISDVLGAMPEKQKARFRDGSWVKAEGVIYELFDESMILKAADMPKDYDRICAGQDFGLNITNVKIGWVHEVIYVIADYGAFNMTTKSFNEELAARHWFDLGPDNFSFPVYCDPAGGERIQEITGGVKANNSVESGIDFINAKIERGQFFVADGCTGVLSEVWDYCRDEAGEIIKVNDHYLDALRYAVFSDVQQGVIAQ; via the coding sequence ATGACGGTGTTTAAGCCCACTACGGTACAACGGCAAGCATTACGCCTAGTTAAAAGCGGCGCGAAACATATCTTGCTGTTTGGCGGTTCCCGGAGCGGCAAGACTACGGTGCTGGTGATGGTGATCATCTACCGGGCGATCCGTTTTGCGGGTTCCCGGCATTTGATTTGCCGTTACCGGGCCAAGGATGCCCGGAGTTCCGTTCTGCGGGAAACGCTTTTGCCGGCGCTTACCAATACCATTGGGACTAACCGTTACAACTATCTGGCCCATGAAAGCATGATTACCCTTTTTAACGGGTCGGAGATTTGGATTGGCGGTCTGGGGGATCGGGAACAGGCTGACAAGATTTTAGGGCATGAGTACAACACGATCTATTTTAACGAGATTTCGCAGCTTAGTTATATTTCGGTTACTACGGCCTATTCCCGGCTGGCTATGCGGGTGCCGGGGTGCCGGAATTTGTTTCTGTACGACTGCAATCCGGGCAGCCCTTTACATTGGGCGTATAGGATTTTCATTCGCAAGCAGCAGTTTCTAAACGGGGAACCGCTGGTAAAACCGGAACTGTACGCCTCGATGATACTTAACCCGGCTGATAATGCGGAGCATTTGCCGGAGGACTATATCTCCGATGTGCTGGGGGCCATGCCGGAAAAACAGAAAGCACGGTTCCGGGATGGCTCCTGGGTTAAGGCGGAAGGGGTTATCTACGAACTGTTCGATGAATCCATGATTTTGAAAGCGGCGGATATGCCCAAGGACTATGACCGGATTTGTGCAGGGCAGGATTTCGGACTGAATATTACGAATGTAAAAATCGGCTGGGTGCATGAGGTTATTTATGTGATTGCCGACTACGGCGCTTTCAACATGACCACTAAATCATTTAACGAGGAATTGGCCGCCCGGCATTGGTTTGATCTGGGGCCTGATAATTTCAGTTTTCCGGTGTACTGCGATCCGGCTGGCGGGGAGCGGATACAGGAAATTACCGGGGGCGTTAAGGCAAATAATAGCGTTGAAAGCGGGATCGATTTTATCAATGCGAAGATAGAACGGGGACAATTTTTTGTCGCCGATGGCTGTACTGGTGTCCTTTCGGAGGTATGGGATTACTGCCGGGATGAGGCGGGGGAAATAATCAAGGTCAATGACCACTACTTAGACGCTCTGCGGTATGCGGTGTTCTCCGATGTGCAACAGGGGGTAATAGCGCAATGA
- a CDS encoding Hsp70 family protein: protein MVVGIDLGTTFSAVALIDSNTGLPKIIPNREGSNTTPSIIQFTDEGLVFGSEAKDAFDAGVADCAASFKRNMGLDKTYCTIGGKDYTAEDLSAILLRHLKEDAEFVMKEPIEEAVITVPAYFYSKEREATMKAARLAGLKVRKIINEPTAAAIAYGLNHWRTNAKILVFDLGGGTCDVTLVAMERENDLSTIATSGDHILGGRDWDAMLGKLMAEKVLDETGIDPREDQETLTLVTRLAESCKKQLSQKASVKIPVSIPGFGQCTIEIKREEFENLTVALLNRTGTLCTTVLKDAGVRWPDITDILLVGGLTRMPQVSNYLLGLSGKKPISHVNPDEAVALGAAVQTVLKEPVYTTLAAIPSGANSRAKKPSGINTAIGQEKRISNITLLKVSDVTTHAMGIIAINQEGTEYINETIIPANNSIPVKSARAFKFYTSSREENELEIYVLQGDKKPLDCVIPYKFVVSGIRHVNGGQTILRVQYSYDQNGVIHVQARQDKDTVDLPIHKEPVPDDMSKYGRPLDPEEFKAKEETFVMLAVDVSGSMSGAPLKDAQDAMCSFVSQMDMSATQVGVVAVSDNSEVVQHLTSDAKKCSAAIRHISCGQTGYGNSAHPFTEIRNELSGRRGRRFAIILADGVWDAQDKAITAAKKCHSENIEVAAIGFGAADECFLQNISSSNANALFVSQSELTRTFGKIAQSMGNSTGAKGRDKDTLNTDTWEESI, encoded by the coding sequence ATGGTGGTGGGTATAGATTTAGGCACGACATTTTCCGCAGTAGCGCTTATAGACAGCAATACAGGGCTGCCAAAAATTATTCCCAACAGGGAAGGCAGCAATACTACGCCGTCTATTATTCAGTTTACTGATGAAGGCCTGGTGTTCGGTTCGGAAGCGAAGGATGCTTTCGATGCCGGGGTCGCCGATTGCGCGGCAAGCTTCAAGCGGAATATGGGCCTGGATAAAACCTACTGCACCATAGGGGGCAAGGATTATACTGCCGAGGATCTTTCTGCCATCCTTCTGCGCCATCTAAAAGAAGATGCCGAGTTTGTTATGAAAGAGCCGATTGAGGAAGCGGTAATAACCGTGCCGGCTTATTTTTATTCCAAAGAACGGGAAGCCACCATGAAGGCCGCCCGCCTGGCGGGTTTAAAAGTCCGCAAAATTATCAATGAGCCCACTGCTGCCGCTATTGCCTATGGCCTTAACCATTGGAGAACCAATGCCAAAATACTGGTTTTCGATTTAGGCGGGGGCACCTGCGATGTTACCCTTGTGGCAATGGAGCGCGAAAACGATCTTTCCACAATTGCGACATCCGGGGATCATATCCTTGGCGGCAGGGACTGGGACGCCATGCTTGGCAAGCTTATGGCGGAAAAAGTATTGGACGAAACCGGCATTGATCCACGGGAGGATCAGGAAACCCTCACCCTGGTAACAAGGCTGGCTGAGTCTTGTAAAAAGCAGCTATCCCAAAAGGCATCCGTTAAAATCCCCGTGAGTATCCCCGGGTTCGGGCAATGCACAATCGAAATTAAACGCGAAGAATTTGAAAACCTTACTGTGGCTTTATTGAATAGGACCGGGACCCTTTGCACAACAGTCCTGAAGGATGCAGGCGTACGCTGGCCGGATATAACTGACATCCTGCTGGTCGGCGGTTTAACGAGGATGCCCCAGGTATCAAATTACCTTCTTGGCCTATCGGGGAAAAAACCAATATCCCATGTAAACCCCGATGAGGCAGTGGCTCTCGGCGCGGCAGTTCAGACTGTCCTAAAAGAACCTGTTTACACAACCCTTGCAGCCATCCCGTCAGGGGCAAACAGCAGGGCAAAAAAACCTTCGGGCATTAATACCGCCATTGGCCAGGAGAAGCGCATATCCAATATCACCCTTCTTAAAGTCAGCGATGTTACCACCCATGCAATGGGCATTATCGCGATTAATCAGGAAGGGACAGAGTATATTAACGAAACGATTATACCTGCCAATAACTCCATACCGGTAAAATCTGCCCGGGCCTTCAAATTTTATACAAGTTCCAGGGAAGAAAACGAGCTGGAAATCTATGTTTTGCAGGGCGACAAAAAGCCCCTGGATTGCGTGATACCCTATAAATTTGTGGTTTCGGGAATTCGCCACGTCAATGGCGGGCAGACGATTCTGCGGGTTCAGTACAGCTACGATCAGAACGGGGTAATACATGTCCAGGCCCGCCAGGATAAAGATACCGTTGACTTGCCTATACACAAAGAACCGGTGCCCGATGATATGTCAAAGTATGGGCGGCCCCTTGACCCGGAGGAATTCAAGGCAAAAGAAGAAACATTCGTCATGCTGGCAGTCGATGTCTCTGGCAGTATGAGCGGCGCGCCATTAAAGGACGCTCAGGACGCTATGTGCTCCTTTGTCAGTCAAATGGATATGTCTGCAACACAGGTTGGGGTAGTTGCCGTATCGGATAATTCTGAAGTTGTCCAACACCTCACATCCGACGCCAAAAAATGCAGCGCCGCCATCAGGCACATTAGCTGTGGCCAGACAGGATATGGAAATTCTGCCCATCCTTTTACGGAAATCAGGAATGAGCTGTCCGGCCGGAGGGGCAGGCGTTTTGCCATTATACTGGCCGACGGTGTATGGGATGCTCAGGATAAGGCGATCACGGCGGCAAAAAAATGCCACTCAGAAAATATTGAAGTTGCGGCCATTGGGTTTGGCGCTGCAGACGAATGTTTCCTGCAGAATATTTCTTCGTCTAACGCAAATGCCCTGTTCGTATCCCAGTCCGAATTGACAAGAACCTTCGGCAAAATCGCCCAAAGCATGGGAAATAGTACCGGTGCTAAAGGGAGGGATAAAGATACCCTGAATACGGATACCTGGGAGGAATCTATTTAA
- a CDS encoding helix-turn-helix domain-containing protein, producing the protein METTKTVWAEKIIVIEDLMTIQDVARITQFKVCTIRKFVLKDTIPYIKVGGGLRFRPSEIAAWINGSAKGGNSAGSPSGQAGMGADDDGHK; encoded by the coding sequence ATGGAAACAACAAAAACAGTTTGGGCGGAAAAGATAATCGTCATCGAGGACTTGATGACGATTCAGGACGTGGCCCGGATTACCCAATTCAAGGTTTGCACGATCCGCAAGTTTGTGTTGAAGGACACGATCCCCTATATCAAGGTGGGGGGCGGCTTGCGGTTCCGGCCTTCGGAGATTGCGGCGTGGATTAACGGGTCTGCGAAAGGCGGCAATTCTGCGGGTTCCCCGTCCGGGCAGGCAGGTATGGGGGCGGATGATGACGGACATAAATAA
- a CDS encoding Hsp70 family protein, with the protein MATYGIDLGTTYSAISTLDDNGKPVIIENQIEGKPTLASAVYFPADESDTPVIGDIAKNSSELEGDRVIQFIKRDIGKADGRTFNFGGIKYNPITLSSLILKRLSEYAKEQGHDVHDVVITCPAYFGIEERNATRQAGEVAGFNVLSIINEPTAAALNYCAREFKENRTIMVYDLGGGTFDVSILKMSVDNNDAANIDIIATDGNDRLGGKDWDDRLFQHLLIAYCNENGTTPEDSDVGLKQAIRSNVEGIKKKLSQLASTKATISYNGDTTKLEVTQEQFNDMTKDLVAQTTGFIDSILGKSKLSEQDIDIVLLVGGSTFMPMVFNTISERFPNKVRREDPDLAVAKGAALYAAMKVNEQLLAENPNAGSAGDKSGVLPLIGKPMKVNDKAPRSFGPGVMFDNEYKVDNLILIGEDSPVEATGNYATMADNQQEILIRVFENSSDDPNNRQLVPCVDSEGNEQYTDPALKMKKIGELTLGLPTHTPKNSPIEVTFKLDPSGLFVKAVNSKTGDTVETSLISDNTLTEEELKKATTALAAITTTSEA; encoded by the coding sequence ATGGCTACTTACGGCATAGACCTTGGCACGACCTATTCTGCCATCTCTACATTGGATGATAATGGCAAGCCTGTTATCATTGAAAATCAGATTGAGGGAAAACCAACCCTTGCGTCTGCGGTTTATTTCCCTGCAGATGAGAGCGACACCCCTGTTATCGGAGACATAGCGAAAAATTCATCCGAACTCGAAGGAGACAGGGTTATTCAATTCATCAAGCGCGACATAGGCAAGGCGGATGGCCGTACGTTTAATTTCGGCGGCATAAAGTATAACCCTATCACCCTGTCTTCCCTCATACTCAAGCGCCTTTCCGAATATGCAAAAGAGCAGGGCCATGATGTCCATGATGTGGTTATCACCTGCCCTGCGTATTTCGGCATTGAAGAGCGCAATGCCACAAGGCAGGCAGGCGAAGTAGCTGGTTTTAATGTTTTAAGCATCATAAACGAACCCACTGCCGCAGCCTTGAATTATTGCGCCCGGGAGTTTAAGGAAAATCGCACCATAATGGTATATGATCTGGGCGGCGGCACCTTTGATGTTTCAATTCTTAAAATGAGTGTTGACAACAATGATGCCGCGAATATTGATATAATTGCTACCGATGGCAACGACAGGCTGGGCGGCAAAGACTGGGACGACAGGCTCTTTCAGCATCTATTGATTGCCTATTGCAACGAGAATGGGACCACGCCGGAAGATTCCGATGTGGGGCTTAAGCAAGCCATACGGAGCAATGTCGAGGGAATCAAGAAAAAGCTCTCCCAATTGGCTTCCACAAAAGCAACTATAAGTTATAACGGGGATACTACAAAGCTTGAGGTTACCCAGGAACAGTTTAATGATATGACCAAAGACCTGGTCGCTCAAACAACCGGTTTTATAGACAGCATACTGGGTAAGTCAAAGCTTAGCGAACAGGATATTGATATCGTTTTGCTCGTGGGCGGTTCTACATTCATGCCCATGGTTTTTAACACCATCAGTGAACGGTTCCCTAATAAGGTCCGCAGGGAAGATCCGGATTTGGCAGTTGCCAAAGGCGCGGCATTGTACGCGGCCATGAAGGTAAATGAACAGCTTTTGGCTGAAAACCCAAATGCCGGCAGTGCGGGGGACAAGAGCGGGGTTCTTCCCCTAATCGGAAAACCCATGAAAGTAAATGATAAAGCCCCTCGTTCTTTCGGCCCCGGCGTTATGTTTGACAACGAATACAAAGTCGACAACCTGATATTGATAGGCGAAGATTCCCCTGTTGAGGCTACAGGGAACTACGCTACTATGGCGGATAATCAGCAAGAGATACTCATACGGGTATTCGAAAACTCTTCTGATGATCCAAACAACAGGCAGCTTGTGCCATGCGTAGACAGCGAAGGCAATGAGCAATACACCGATCCTGCGCTGAAAATGAAAAAGATTGGAGAATTGACACTCGGCCTGCCGACTCACACACCCAAGAATTCCCCGATAGAAGTTACCTTCAAACTGGACCCAAGCGGCCTCTTTGTAAAGGCTGTCAACAGCAAGACAGGGGATACAGTCGAAACTTCGCTGATTTCGGATAACACCCTTACTGAGGAAGAGCTGAAAAAAGCGACCACAGCCCTTGCTGCAATAACAACTACGAGCGAAGCATAA
- a CDS encoding GTPase domain-containing protein has product MGYIILAVIVIYLLYLLIRYVIIPLVSIIASASAGIGVVSAFLVSLINYVRSCVANRNPYTTYVDASSKKPFKEARRSYFFGPGYHQISNIIKGAWSNNVETWGKVRSWVNGLGSPWYIKMFPWLFFIVFSVVIWVFGSLWTAVFSAVHFVFIFAFMCIVYALFTLLWISDRLVLLVNSISARCPDCKERSTIPAFLCPSCGTKHTNLVPGPYGIFSTTCSCGCKLPSTFLNGRSKLEAICPDCGHELASSSASQFGIQLVGGVSAGKTTFLTSFLHLYLQNLRKNNGIEIKAYPQDSFNELEKWFATGKSESTNDMNANMYSIVYKRRNSDLSHQLSIYDIAGEVFENQSAVGQHQYHYCEGIIFMVDPFSVAGVRTQYESVHGGTLPMNFSTSNIGDVITGYIEEFSKKYTKTGKMSDIPVSVVITKADVDIIKKQIGLPKILENFKNNAERYHNNKDEARDSICREYLNSIGMSGVLNNLKAQFTNVHYFPISAMGHEKSENDSYDPWGVLEPVMWIINQYDAKLTEILK; this is encoded by the coding sequence ATGGGGTATATTATTTTAGCTGTCATCGTTATTTATCTGCTCTACCTCCTTATCAGATACGTTATCATACCTTTGGTGTCCATTATTGCTTCGGCCTCTGCCGGTATCGGGGTTGTCAGCGCTTTTCTTGTCTCCCTTATCAATTATGTAAGATCATGTGTAGCAAACAGAAACCCCTATACAACCTATGTTGATGCCTCTTCCAAAAAACCATTTAAGGAGGCCCGGCGTAGTTATTTTTTTGGGCCTGGGTATCACCAGATCAGCAACATCATTAAAGGCGCATGGTCAAATAACGTTGAAACCTGGGGCAAGGTAAGGAGCTGGGTAAATGGCCTTGGGTCCCCTTGGTACATAAAAATGTTTCCCTGGCTGTTTTTTATTGTTTTCTCAGTTGTCATTTGGGTGTTCGGCAGCCTTTGGACTGCCGTTTTTTCGGCGGTGCATTTTGTTTTTATTTTTGCCTTTATGTGCATCGTATACGCGCTTTTTACGCTGCTCTGGATATCCGACCGCCTTGTCCTGCTTGTCAATTCTATATCTGCCCGCTGCCCTGATTGTAAAGAACGCAGCACTATACCTGCATTTCTGTGCCCATCCTGCGGTACGAAGCATACAAACCTAGTTCCCGGCCCTTATGGAATTTTTTCCACAACCTGTTCCTGCGGCTGCAAGCTGCCCAGCACTTTCCTGAATGGCCGATCCAAACTGGAAGCCATTTGCCCGGACTGCGGGCATGAGCTTGCTTCAAGCAGCGCAAGCCAGTTCGGCATACAGCTTGTCGGGGGCGTAAGCGCCGGGAAAACAACCTTTTTAACATCCTTTTTGCATCTGTACCTTCAAAACCTCAGGAAAAATAATGGCATCGAGATCAAGGCATACCCTCAGGATAGTTTTAATGAATTGGAGAAATGGTTTGCTACCGGTAAAAGCGAATCCACAAATGACATGAATGCCAACATGTACAGTATCGTTTATAAAAGAAGGAATTCTGATTTATCCCACCAACTTTCAATATATGATATTGCCGGCGAAGTATTTGAAAACCAATCGGCAGTTGGGCAGCACCAGTACCACTACTGCGAAGGCATTATTTTCATGGTGGACCCCTTCAGTGTGGCAGGTGTCCGAACCCAGTACGAAAGCGTTCATGGCGGAACACTGCCTATGAACTTTTCCACTTCAAACATCGGCGACGTAATTACAGGCTACATAGAAGAGTTTTCCAAAAAATATACCAAGACAGGAAAAATGAGTGATATTCCTGTCTCAGTGGTAATAACAAAGGCCGATGTGGATATCATCAAAAAACAGATTGGGCTGCCAAAAATCCTGGAAAATTTTAAAAACAATGCTGAACGCTATCACAATAATAAGGACGAAGCCCGGGATTCCATCTGCCGCGAGTATCTGAACAGTATAGGGATGTCCGGTGTGTTGAACAACCTGAAGGCGCAATTCACCAATGTTCATTATTTCCCAATCAGCGCCATGGGGCATGAAAAAAGCGAAAATGATTCCTATGACCCCTGGGGTGTTTTGGAACCTGTTATGTGGATTATAAATCAATATGATGCGAAGCTTACGGAGATTTTGAAATAA
- a CDS encoding tyrosine-type recombinase/integrase, giving the protein MRVRESYSLYQRKTPAGVVFYYQVYDENGKRLCGHSTGKTTKTAAREFCNQLLKAGKLMPEKEKKPTFGEFAQGWWDFETCRYTKSRNARNALTQRYLDTANYTLKQYILPYFEKARVDLITDTMIDNWLISLLDKGFKKNTANTAFNIFRTMFTYAHRKLRLIPSNPFDVVQKLGSAKKEDEDEDDTEEQEAMTILTPEEVKLLFPENWEDVWTKKFYYVLNKLAACTGMRLGEMLGLKAKYVCDGYVYVRKQFDNYGYRNVKTKKPRYIPIPKGVEDDLRELIAKNGDGFVFVWRPNAPKPVSRACVTIEYHRALEKIGIARDVQTKRGLHMHSWRHFFNTFLLMANISDDKVMALTGHTTQAMRKHYTHFDGSKFTDVKALQEKMMDQNPATLEPAPTPAQIPEPLSAPGGAVNIQMLNVVVPSSETGDPMAWLERVDFSIIADVVNGKRRERDVTENSAAIHTPGAV; this is encoded by the coding sequence ATGCGAGTAAGGGAATCTTATTCACTGTACCAGCGGAAGACACCGGCGGGGGTGGTCTTTTATTATCAGGTGTATGATGAGAACGGGAAACGGCTGTGCGGTCATTCCACGGGGAAAACGACCAAAACGGCGGCAAGGGAGTTTTGCAACCAGCTTTTGAAGGCCGGAAAGCTGATGCCGGAAAAAGAGAAAAAACCGACCTTTGGGGAGTTTGCCCAAGGGTGGTGGGATTTTGAGACTTGCCGATATACCAAGAGCCGAAACGCCCGGAACGCACTTACCCAGCGATACCTTGATACTGCCAACTACACCCTGAAACAGTATATTTTGCCTTACTTTGAAAAGGCTCGTGTTGACCTGATTACCGATACCATGATCGATAACTGGCTCATTTCCTTGCTGGACAAGGGCTTTAAAAAAAATACTGCCAATACTGCTTTCAACATTTTTAGGACTATGTTTACTTACGCTCACCGGAAGTTACGGCTTATTCCGTCCAACCCTTTTGATGTGGTACAAAAGCTCGGCTCGGCCAAAAAAGAAGATGAGGATGAAGATGATACAGAGGAGCAGGAAGCAATGACCATCCTTACCCCGGAAGAGGTGAAGCTGCTATTTCCTGAAAACTGGGAAGATGTGTGGACTAAAAAATTTTACTATGTGCTGAACAAGCTGGCGGCTTGTACGGGTATGCGGCTGGGGGAAATGCTGGGGCTGAAAGCCAAGTATGTGTGTGACGGCTATGTGTATGTCAGAAAACAATTTGATAATTATGGCTACCGGAATGTTAAGACAAAAAAGCCCCGGTATATTCCTATCCCCAAGGGGGTCGAAGATGACCTGCGGGAGCTTATTGCGAAGAACGGGGACGGGTTTGTTTTTGTTTGGAGACCTAATGCTCCTAAGCCGGTATCGCGGGCTTGTGTAACTATTGAGTACCACCGGGCACTTGAAAAGATAGGGATTGCCCGTGATGTACAAACAAAACGGGGGCTGCATATGCACAGTTGGCGGCATTTCTTCAACACCTTCCTCCTGATGGCAAATATATCTGATGACAAGGTAATGGCACTGACGGGGCATACTACTCAAGCTATGAGAAAGCATTACACCCATTTTGATGGCTCTAAGTTTACGGATGTGAAAGCCTTGCAGGAAAAGATGATGGACCAAAACCCGGCAACCCTTGAACCTGCTCCTACTCCGGCGCAGATACCGGAACCGCTTTCAGCGCCGGGCGGGGCGGTAAATATCCAGATGCTTAATGTGGTGGTGCCTTCGTCTGAAACGGGCGATCCTATGGCCTGGCTTGAACGGGTGGACTTCTCGATTATTGCGGATGTGGTAAACGGGAAAAGGCGGGAGCGTGATGTAACGGAGAATAGCGCCGCCATCCATACCCCTGGCGCTGTCTAG